Proteins encoded by one window of Desulfurococcus sp.:
- a CDS encoding YkgJ family cysteine cluster protein: MERVISKGDKIKYKCLRSGVCCRSGPNVALTAFDVCRIARFLGVEWRRLIGSYIYAVIADHIPIPVLRGVNGRCVFLEVINGVPSCRIYPARPRRCRLFPFIPLSPSITDRVRVSSICPGIGEGEESEPPWSELERYSEEVKAHYKLLYDYIFTRGYEPLDALEAVIDFVCSQHHSL; the protein is encoded by the coding sequence GTGGAGCGAGTCATCTCGAAGGGGGATAAGATAAAATATAAGTGCTTGAGAAGCGGTGTATGCTGTAGAAGCGGGCCTAATGTAGCTCTAACAGCATTTGATGTCTGCAGGATAGCTAGATTTCTTGGAGTTGAGTGGAGGAGGCTTATAGGCAGCTACATATACGCTGTAATAGCTGACCACATACCTATACCTGTTCTAAGAGGAGTAAACGGGAGATGTGTTTTCCTAGAGGTGATTAACGGGGTTCCCTCGTGCCGCATATATCCTGCAAGACCTAGAAGGTGCAGGCTATTCCCCTTCATACCGCTCTCCCCATCTATAACTGATAGAGTGAGAGTATCCAGTATCTGCCCGGGGATCGGGGAAGGAGAGGAGTCAGAGCCCCCCTGGAGTGAACTGGAAAGATACTCCGAGGAGGTTAAAGCCCACTACAAGCTTCTCTACGACTACATATTTACTAGAGGCTACGAGCCCTTGGATGCCCTTGAGG